In Polyodon spathula isolate WHYD16114869_AA unplaced genomic scaffold, ASM1765450v1 scaffolds_1465, whole genome shotgun sequence, the following are encoded in one genomic region:
- the LOC121309787 gene encoding lactose-binding lectin l-2-like, with translation MFPTAASFVVCIALALSRVAAQGDEKEEVVKREASMCDGSCLKGWSSFKNKCYQYVKDKKTWADAELYCLSLGGNLASIHSVEDNQAIQNLIRNNDASNGYTWIGGSDCFK, from the exons ATGTTTCCAACAGCGGCCTCATTTGTGGTTTGCATTGCCCTGGCTCTCAGCAGGGTTGCAG CTCAGGGTGACGAGAAGGAAGAAGTGGTGAAGAGGGAAGCGTCAATGTGTGATGGTTCCTGTCTGAAGGGTTGGAGCAGTTTCAAAAACAAGTGCTACCAGTATGTAAAGGACAAGAAGACATGGGCTGATGCTGAG TTGTACTGCCTCAGTCTCGGAGGGAACCTCGCCTCTATACACAGTGTCGAAGACAACCAGGCCATCCAGAACCTGATCAGAAATAATGACGCCTCAAATGGTTATACCTGGATCGGGGGTTCTGACTGCTTCAAG